In a single window of the Diachasmimorpha longicaudata isolate KC_UGA_2023 chromosome 16, iyDiaLong2, whole genome shotgun sequence genome:
- the Para gene encoding sodium channel protein para isoform X20 has product MSDDYSSLSEERSLFRPFTRESLAAIETRIAEELAKQKELEAKRAQGEGGYGRKKKKKETRYDDEDEDEGPQPDPMFEQGAPIPVRLHNEFPPELASTPLEDIDTFYHNQRTFVVISKGKDIFRFSATDALWFLDPFNPIRRVAIYILVHPLFSLFIITTILVNCILMIMPTTPTIESTEVLFTGIYTFESAVKVMARGFILQPFTYLRDAWNWLDFVVIALAYVTMGIDLGNLAALRTFRVLRALKTVAIVPGLKTIVGAVIESVKNLRDVIILTMFSLSVFALMGLQIYMGVLTQKCIKNFPEDGSWGNLTGENWERFNKNSTNWYVDDNGNMPLCGNSSGAGMCAPGYICLQGYGGNPNYGYTSFDTFGWALLSAFRLMTQDYWENLYQLVLRSAGPWHMLFFIVIIFLGSFYLVNLILAIVAMSYDELQKKAEEEEAAEEEAIREAEEAALARENKIAAQAAAREAAAAQAAADAIVKSPSDFSCHSYELFVGQEKGNDDNNKERMSIRSVESISEYRVRPINNNHSAAAKVRKVSAASLSLPGSPFNLRRGSRGSHQFTIRNGRGRFVGSSGGDRKPLVLSTYLDAQEHLPYADDSNAVTPMSEENGTIVIPVHYPSLGSRHSSYTSHASRLSYTSHGDLLSGIANAGKQMTKESRLRSRSARQGNGHTPEPMQNQKLQHHHDVEMEDPLGKNKQQDNPFIESSQPHAVVDMKDVMVLNDIIEQAAGRQSRASEQGDDDEEGPTLKEKLISGFFQGIDMFCDWKCCGPWIKFQDFVAMIVFDPFVELFITLCIVVNTLFMALDHHNMDPEMERILKSGNYFFTATFGIEAAMKLIAMSPKFYFQEGWNIFDFIIVALSLLELGLEGVQGLSVLRSFRLLRVFKLAKSWPTLNLLISIMGRTVGALGNLTFVLCIIIFIFAVMGMQLFGKNYTDNVDRFPDGDLPRWNFTDFMHSFMIVFRVLCGEWIESMWDCMLVGDVSCIPFFLATVVIGNLVVLNLFLALLLSNFGSSNLSAPTADNDTNKITEAIDRIARFIAWVKRNVRNVFKMMRAKFTNQISDQAPGEGPSNSWKEDGIDRDCSRDLADGELDGYRDKKSAKEFNNQLEVAIGDGMEFTIHDLRNKLRRDRLSINNTKAIENSINHRDYRLDHDYITHHDEDTISNKSYGSHENRFNSERSHKGSVDSLDGEEKKDASKEDLEGDDLEDDGENGEDEELEEEGDIVIQADEDIIEGDGDYPHDCCPDHCYKRFPFLAGDDDAPFWQGWANLRLKTFQLIENKYFETAVITMILLSSMALALEDVHLQARPILQDILYYMDRIFTVIFFLEMLIKWLALGFAKYFTNAWCWLDFIIVMVSLINFVASLCGAGGIQAFKTMRTLRALRPLRAMSRMQGMRVVVNALVQAIPSIFNVLLVCLIFWLIFAIMGVQLFAGKYYKCVDMNKTTLSHEIIPDRNACIAENYTWENSPMNFDHVGKAYLCLFQVATFKGWIQIMNDAIDSRDLGKQPIRETNIYMYLYFVFFIIFGSFFTLNLFIGVIIDNFNEQKKKAGGSLEMFMTEDQKKYYNAMKKMGSKKPLKAIPRPRWRPQAIVFEIVTDKKFDMIIMLFIGLNMLTMTLDHYQQTDTFSNVLDYLNMIFIVIFTSECLMKIFALRYHYFKEPWNLFDFVVVILSILGLVLSDIIEKYFVSPTLLRVVRVAKVGRVLRLVKGAKGIRTLLFALAMSLPALFNICLLLFLVMFIFAIFGMSFFMHVKDKSGLDDVYNFKTFGQSMILLFQMSTSAGWDGVLDGIINEEDCLQPNNEIGYPGNCGSSTIGIAYLLSYLVISFLIVINMYIAVILENYSQATEDVQEGLTDDDYDMYYEIWQQFDPDGTQYIRYDQLSDFLDVLEPPLQIHKPNKYKIVSMDIPICKGDLMFCVDILDALTKDFFARKGNPIEETGELAEVQTRPGEVGYEPVSSTLWRQREEYCARLIQNAWRKHKQNRLGGPSEESDDPDTDPRVRQTAVLVESDGFVTKNGHRVVIHSRSPSVTSRTADV; this is encoded by the exons ATGTCCGACGATTATTCCTCCTTATCAGAAGAACGAAGTTTGTTCCGTCCGTTCACGCGGGAATCCCTGGCTGCTATCGAGACTCGCATTGCCGAAGAACTTGCCAAGCAGAAGGAGCTTGAAGCTAAAAGAGCACAAGGCGAG GGTGGTTATGGAcggaagaaaaagaaaaaagaa ACCCGTTATGACGACGAAGACGAGGATGAGGGTCCACAGCCAGATCCGATGTTTGAACAAGGGGCGCCAATTCCAGTCCGACTGCACAACGAATTTCCCCCTGAGCTGGCCTCCACGCCCCTTGAAGACATCGATACCTTTTATCATAATCAAAGG ACGTTCGTGGTCATCAGCAAGGGGAAGGACATATTCAGATTCTCGGCGACGGATGCGCTATGGTTCCTCGATCCATTCAATCCAATACGACGGGTGGCCATTTATATCCTGGTCCACCCGCTCTTTTCCCTATTCATCATCACCACTATTTTGGTTAACTGCATACTCATGATTATGCCAACCACGCCCACCATCGAGTCAACCGa AGTGTTATTTACGGGCATCTACACATTTGAGTCCGCCGTTAAGGTGATGGCGAGGGGTTTCATTCTGCAGCCTTTTACCTATCTTAGAGATGCATGGAATTGGCTCGACTTCGTAGTTATAGCTTTAGC TTATGTGACGATGGGCATAGATCTAGGCAACCTTGCCGCTCTCAGGACATTTCGAGTCCTCCGAGCCTTGAAGACTGTCGCTATTGTACCAG GTCTCAAAACCATTGTCGGCGCTGTGATAGAGTCAGTTAAAAATCTGCGCGATGTGATAATCTTAACAATGTTCTCCCTGTCCGTCTTTGCGTTGATGGGCCTCCAGATTTACATGGGGGTTTTGACGCAAAAGTGTATAAAGAATTTTCCGGAGGACGGATCCTGGGGCAATCTTACCGGTGAAAATTGGGAGagattcaacaaaaattcaa CAAATTGGTACGTCGATGACAATGGGAACATGCCGTTATGTGGAAATTCCTCCGGTGCAGG aaTGTGTGCACCCGGTTATATATGTTTGCAAGGATACGGTGGTAATCCAAACTACGGATACACGAGTTTCGATACATTTGGCTGGGCCCTCTTGTCTGCCTTTCGGTTGATGACTCAGGATTACTGGGAGAATCTCTATCAACTTGTATTGAGATCAGCTGGACCATGGCACATGCTGTTCTTCATTGTTATCATATTCCTTGGTTCATTCTATCTAGTGAATTTGATTCTCGCTATTGTCGCCATGTCGTACGATGAGTTGCAGAAAAAAGCAGAAGAGGAAGAGGCAGCTGAAGAAGAAGCCATAAGA GAAGCCGAGGAGGCGGCATTGGCACGAGAGAACAAGATAGCGGCGCAGGCTGCCGCAAGAGAAGCTGCAGCTGCTCAAGCTGCTGCTGATGCCATTGTCAAGTCACCATCGGACTTTTCGTGCCACAGTTACGAACTATTTGTTGGCCAGGAGAAGGGTAATGATGACAACAATAAGGAGAGAATGAGCATACGCTCGGTGGAATCAATAAGCGAATATCGAGTCAGGCCCATCAACAACAATCACAGCGCCGCAGCCAAAGTTCGTAAAGTCAGCGCT GCAAGCCTTAGCCTGCCAGGCTCACCATTCAATCTCCGAAGAGGTAGTCGTGGAAGCCATCAATTTACCATTCGCAATGGCCGGGGTAGATTCGTTGGTTCATCTGGTGGCGATAGAAAGCCACTTGTACTGTCTACATACCTAGATGCCCAAGAACACTTGCCTTATGCAGACGATTCAAATGCTGTCACACCAATGTCCGAGGAAAATGGAACGATCGTTATACCGGTCCATTATCCAAGTCTTGGATCACGTCATTCGTCCTATACGTCACATGCCTCAAGATTATCATATACGTCCCATGGCGATCTGTTGAGCGGTATCGCCAATGCTGGTAAacaaatgaccaaggagagCAGACTTCGGAGTAGATCTGCTAGACAGGGCAATGGTCACACACCCGAGCCAATGCAGAATCAGAAGCTACAGCATCATCAT GATGTGGAAATGGAAGATCCATTGGGTAAGAACAAACAGCAAGACAACCCATTTATCGAGTCTTCTCAGCCACACGCCGTTGTCGACATGAAAG ATGTTATGGTCCTGAATGATATTATTGAACAAGCCGCTGGGCGGCAGAGCAGAGCATCAGAACAAGGAG ACGACGACGAAGAAGGTCCAACATTGAAGGAGAAATTGATATCAGGGTTTTTCCAAGGAATCGATATGTTTTGTGACTGGAAGTGCTGTGGGCCATGGATCAAATTTCAGGATTTTGTTGCAATGATTGTCTTCGATCCATTTGTAGAATTGTTCATTACACTGTGCATCGTAGTTAATACTCTGTTCATGGCACTTGATCACCATAATATGGATCCGGAGATGGAGAGAATACTTAAATCTGGAAATTAC ttttttaccGCAACATTTGGCATCGAAGCTGCCATGAAACTTATTGCTATGAgtccaaaattttatttccaagagggatggaatatttttgattttattatcGTTGCACTTTCGCTACTGGAGTTGGGCCTCGAGGGAGTTCAAGGACTTTCTGTACTGCGTTCATTCAGATTG TTGAGAGTGTTCAAATTAGCTAAATCATGGCCAACGCTAAATCTGTTGATATCAATCATGGGAAGAACTGTGGGTGCATTGGGTAACCTGACATTTGTGCTGTGCattattatattcatatttgcCGTTATGGGAATGCAATtgtttggtaaaaattatacGGACAATGTTGATCGATTTCCCGACGGAGATTTACCGAGATGGAATTTCACGGATTTCATGCACTCATTTATGATCGTATTTCGAGTGTTGTGCGGTGAGTGGATCGAGTCCATGTGGGATTGTATGCTGGTTGGTGATGTCTCCTGTATTCCGTTCTTTTTGGCTACTGTCGTCATCGGAAATTTGGTC GTCCTCAATCTCTTCTTGGCGTTGCTCTTGAGCAACTTCGGTTCATCGAATCTGTCAGCACCAACTGCCGACAATGACACGAATAAAATAACCGAGGCAATTGACAGGATAGCACGTTTTATAGCATGGGTCAAACGTAACGTACGGAATGTGTTCAAAATGATGCGGGCCAAATTCACCAATCAGATATCCGATCAGGCGCCAGGTGAGGGACCGTCCAACAGTTGGAAAGAAG ATGGAATTGATCGTGACTGCAGTCGGGATCTTGCTGATGGTGAACTGGATGGATACAGAGATAAGAAAAGTGCTAAAGAGTTCAATAATCAGCTGGAAGTTGCTATTGGCGATGGAATGGAATTTACGATACAcg AtctgagaaataaattaaGAAGGGACAGGCTGAGCATTAACAACACGAAAGCTATCGAGAACTCGATAAACCACCGGGATTACCGACTCGATCATGATTATATTACTCACCACGATGAGGATACGATCAG CAACAAATCATACGGCAGCCATGAAAATCGCTTCAACAGTGAGAGAAGTCACAAAGGAAGTGTGGATTCTCTGGACGGAGAGGAGAAGAAGGACGCCAGCAAGGAAGATCTCGAGGGTGATG ACCTAGAAGACGATGGTGAGAACGGCGAAGACGAAGAGCTGGAGGAGGAGGGTGACATCGTCATCCAGGCTGACGAAGACATAATCGAGGGCGATGGAGACTACCCCCACGATTGCTGTCCCGATCACTGCTACAAGAGGTTTCCATTCCTCGCTGGCGATGACGACGCACCCTTCTGGCAGGGCTGGGCCAATCTTCGTCTCAAAACATTTCAGCTCATTGAGAACAAGTACTTCGAAACAGCTGTTATCACAATGATTTTGCTTAGCAGTATGGCATTG GCTCTCGAGGATGTTCATCTGCAAGCAAGACCAATTCTTCAAGACATTCTGTACTACATGGACCGTATCTTCACTGTCATATTCTTCCTGGAGATGTTGATCAAGTGGTTGGCGCTTGGATTCGCCAAGTACTTCACAAACGCCTGGTGTTGGCTTGATTTCATCATCGTAATG GTGTCGCTCATTAACTTCGTAGCGTCGCTATGTGGCGCGGGCGGAATTCAAGCCTTCAAAACAATGAGGACCCTAAGGGCCCTAAGGCCACTCAGGGCGATGTCTAGAATGCAGGGGATGCGG GTGGTGGTGAACGCCCTGGTCCAGGCTATCCCGTCCATCTTCAACGTACTCCTTGTCTGCCTGATATTCTGGCTGATTTTTGCCATCATGGGAGTACAGCTGTTTGCTGGAAAGTATTACAAG TGTGTCGACATGAATAAAACAACTCTCAGTCATGAAATCATTCCCGATCGTAACGCATGTATCGCCGAGAACTACACCTGGGAAAATTCACCAATGAATTTCGATCATGTTGGGAAAGCTTACTTGTGTCTATTTCAAGTCGCTACCTTCAAAGGGTGGATTCAAATAATGAATGATGCTATTGACTCCCGAGAC CTTGGAAAACAACCGATCCGCGAGACAAACATTTACATGTATCTCTACTTTGTATTCTTCATTATATTCGGATCATTTTTTACCCTGAATCTGTTTATCGGAGTCATCATTGATAACTTCAATGAGCAAAAGAAAAAAGCCGGTGGTTCCCTAGAAATGTTCATGACTGAGGATCAGAAGAAGTACTACAATgctatgaaaaaaatgggaagtAAAAAACCTCTCAAGGCTATACCACGGCCAAGG tggCGACCTCAAGCGATAGTGTTTGAAATAGTGACGGACAAAAAGTTCGATATGATAATCATGTTGTTCATTGGTCTCAACATGCTGACCATGACACTAGATCACTATCAACAGACAGATACATTCAGCAATGTGCTTGATTACTTGAACATGATATTCATTGTGATATTCACCAGCGAGTGTTTGATGAAGATATTTGCTCTACGCTATCACTACTTCAAGGAGCCCTGGAATCTCTTTGATTTTGTTGTtgttatattatcaatattag GATTGGTGCTGAGTGACATTATTGAAAAGTACTTTGTATCACCGACACTCCTCCGAGTGGTGAGAGTGGCCAAAGTGGGTCGTGTACTACGTCTTGTCAAGGGTGCTAAGGGCATAAGGACACTACTGTTTGCCCTTGCCATGTCTCTGCCAGCTCTATTCAACATTTGCCTCCTGCTTTTCCTTGTTATGTTTATCTTTGCCATATTTGGAATGTCATTCTTCATGCACGTTAAGGATAAAAGTGGTCTTGATGACGTGTATAATTTCAAAACTTTTGGACAGTCGATGATACTGCTGTTTCAA ATGTCGACATCGGCCGGTTGGGATGGCGTGCTAGACGGTATAATAAACGAAGAGGATTGCCTACAGCCGAATAATGAAATTGGCTATCCTGGCAATTGTGGCTCCTCAACAATTGGAATTGCATACCTGCTATCGTATCTCGTCATCAGCTTCCTAATCGTCATCAACATGTATATCGCAGTGATATTAGAGAATTACTCACAAGCGACCGAAGATGTTCAGGAGGGATTGACCGATGATGACTACGATATGTACTATGAAATATGGCAGCAATTCGATCCAGATGGTACACAGTACATTAGATACGACCAGCTCTCCGATTTCTTGGATGTACTTGAGCCACCCTTGCAAATACACAAACCGAACAAGTACAAGATCGTGTCGATGGATATCCCCATATGTAAGGGAGATCTTATGTTTTGCGTGGATATCCTCGATGCCCTCACCAAAGACTTTTTCGCTAGAAAGGGTAATCCTATTGAGGAAACTGGAGAGTTGGCCGAAGTACAGACACGACCTGGTGAAGTTGGTTATGAGCCAGTATCATCGACACTatggagacagagggaggaaTATTGTGCAAGATTAATTCAAAATGCCTGGCGTAAGCACAAGCAAAATCGTCTTGGTGGACCAAGTGAGGAGAGCGATGATCCTGATACTGATCCAAGGGTCAGGCAAACAGCTGTACTCGTTGAGAGTGATGGTTTTGTTACTAAAAATGGACATCGTGTTGTTATACACAGCCGTTCACCAAGTGTAACATCACGCACTGCGGACGTCTGA